From Corvus cornix cornix isolate S_Up_H32 chromosome 15, ASM73873v5, whole genome shotgun sequence, one genomic window encodes:
- the SBNO1 gene encoding protein strawberry notch homolog 1: MVEPGQDLLLAALSESGISPNDLFDIDSPDVVLANPAPTPAVQQSVPLSALELGLETEAAAAVKQEPETVSTPALLNVRQPPSTTTFVLNQINQLPTLGTTIVVTKTTPVTTSRQTITVAKIIQTSTTTRPSVAAPAVRNALTTAPSKDQIQLKDLLKNNSLNELMKLKPPPNIAQPVATAATDLSNGAVKKEASTKEVARIWINDIKMRSFSPTVKVPAVKEEEEPEEEDEEEMGHAETYAEYMPIKLKIGLRHPDPVVETSSLSSVTPPDVWYQTSISEETIDSGWLSALQLEAITYAAQQHETFLPNGDRAGFLIGDGAGVGKGRTIAGIIYENYLLGRKRAVWFSVSNDLKYDAERDLRDIGAKNILVHSLNKFKYGKISSKHNGSVKKGVIFATYSSLIGESQSGGKYKTRLKQLLHWCGEDFDGVIVFDECHKAKNLCPVGSSKPTKTGLAVLELQNKLPKARVVYASATGASEPRNMAYMNRLGIWGEGTPFREFSDFIQAVERRGVGAMEIVAMDMKLRGMYIARQLSFSGVTFKIDEVLLSQEYVKMYNKSVKLWVSARERFQQAADLIDAEQRMKKSMWGQFWSAHQRFFKYLCIASKVKRVVQLAREEIKNGKCVVIGLQSTGEARTLEALEEGGGELNDFVSTAKGVFQSLIEKHFPAPDRKKLFSLLGIDLTAQSNNNSPRDSPCKENKIKKRKGEEINREAKKARKTGGLAGSSSDESESESDASDNEESDNESSKFLSSGDDDDFNPFRDESSEDDEDDPWLIRKEHKKNKEKKKKKSIDPDSIQSALLASGLGSKRPSCFTSTVGTTTSSTNTSVSANSNTNSSFVTSQDAVERAQQMKKELLDKLEKLAEDLPPNTLDELIDELGGPENVAEMTGRKGRVVSNDDGSISYESRSELDVPVEILNITEKQRFMDGDKNIAIISEAASSGISLQADRRAKNQRRRVHMTLELPWSADRAIQQFGRTHRSNQVTAPEYVFLISELAGEQRFASIVAKRLESLGALTHGDRRATETRDLSRFNFDNKYGRNALEIVMKSIVNLDSPMVSPPPDFPGDFFKDVRQGLIGVGLINVEDRSGILTLDKDYNNIGKFLNRILGMEVHQQNALFQYFSDTLNAVIQNAKKNGRYDMGILDLGSGDEKVRKADVKKFLTPGYSTSGHVELYTISVERGMSWDEATKIWAEQTGPDDGFYLSLQIRNNKKTAILVKEVNPKKKLFLIYRPNTGKQLKLETCADLKKKYKKVPSEDALPHWLEQYNSSADTCTHAYWRGNCKKAGLGLVCEVGLRCRTYYVLCGSVLSVWTKVEGVLASVSGTNVKMQIVRLRTEDGQRIVGLIIPANCVSPLVNLLSTSDQSQQLAVQQQQIWQQHHPQSITNLNNA; this comes from the exons atgGTGGAGCCAGGACAAGATCTGTTGCTTGCTGCTTTGAGTGAGAGTGGAATCAGTCCAAATGACCTCTTTGATATTGACTCTCCAGACGTGGTTCTTGCAAATCCAGCACCAACTCCAGCTGTTCAGCAG TCAGTACCGCTTAGTGCGTTAGAACTGGGCCTGGAGactgaggctgcagctgctgtgaaacAAGAACCAGAGACTGTATCTACTCCAGCCTTATTAAATGTTCGG CAACCACCATCCACCACAACCTTTGTGCTGAATCAAATAAATCAGCTACCAACTTTGGGGACGACAATAGTGGTGACAAAAACGACGCCTGTCACGACCTCGAGACAGACGATCACTGTAGCAAAGATCATCCAGACCAGCACAACCACTCGGCCCTCGGTGGCAGCACCAGCAGTTCGCAATGCCTTGACCACTGCACCTTCCAAGGACCAGATTCAGCTGAAAGATCTGCTAAAGAACAATAGTCTTAATGAACTCATGAAATTGAAGCCACCTCCTAATATTGCCCAACCAGTAGCAACAGCAGCAA ctgaCCTAAGCAATGGTGCAGTGAAGAAGGAGGCTTCCACAAAAGAAGTAGCAAGAATATGGAtaaatgacattaaaatgaGAAGTTTTTCACCTACTGTG AAAGTGCCAGCAGTAAAAGAAGAGGAGGAACCcgaggaagaagatgaagaagaaatggGCCATGCAGAGACCTACGCTGAATATATGCCAATAAAAT TAAAAATTGGTCTACGTCATCCTGACCCAGTAGTGGAAACCAGCTCGTTATCCAGTGTGACTCCTCCTGATGTGTGGTACCAGACATCAATATCAGAAGAAACGATTGACAGTGGCTGGTTGTCAGCTTTGCAACTCGAAGCAATCACTTACGCAGCCCAG CAACATGAAACATTCCTGCCCAATGGAGACAGAGCTGGATTCTTGATAGGTGATGGTGCTGGTGTAGGAAAAGGAAGGACCATAGCTGGAATAATCTATGAAAATTACTTGTTAGGCAGAAAAAGAGCAGTCTG GTTTAGCGTTTCAAATGATCTGAAATACGATGCTGAAAGAGATTTGAGAGATATTGGAGCAAAAAACATATTGGTGCATTCATTAAACAAG TTCAAGTATGGGAAGATTTCTTCCAAACATAATGGAAGTGTGAAGAAAGGTGTCATCTTTGCTACCTACTCTTCTCTTATCGGGGAAAGTCAGTCTGGTGGTAAATACAAAACCAGATTAAAGCAGCTTCTTCACTGGTGTGGTGAAGACTTTGATGGAGTT ATAGTATTTGATGAGTGTCATAAAGCAAAGAATCTGTGTCCTGTTGGTTcatcaaaaccaacaaaaacagGTCTGGCTGTATTGGAACTTCAAAATAAACTTCCAAAAGCCAGGGTTGTTTATGCCAGTGCCACAG GTGCATCTGAGCCAAGAAACATGGCATATATGAACCGTCTTGGAATATGGGGTGAAGGAACTCCATTTAGGGAATTCAGTGACTTTATTCAGGCTGTTGAAAGAAG AGGTGTTGGTGCCATGGAAATAGTTGCTATGGATATGAAGCTGAGAGGAATGTACATAGCCAGACAGTTGAGTTTTTCAGGTGTAACTTTCAAAATCGATGAAGTTCTGCTCTCACAGGAATATGTTAAAATGTACAATAAATCTGTGAAACTG TGGGTCAGTGCTCGAGAGAGGTTTCAGCAAGCGGCCGATCTCATCGATGCAGAGCAGCGAATGAAAAAGTCCATGTGGGGTCAGTTCTGGTCAGCTCACCAGAGGTTTTTCAAGTACCTTTGCATAGCCTCTAAGGTGAAGAGGGTGGTGCAGCTGGCTCGGGAAGAAATCAAGAATGGCAAA TGTGTTGTCATTGGCCTGCAGTCGACAGGAGAAGCAAGAACATTGGAAGCTTTGGAGGAAGGTGGTGGGGAACTGAATGACTTTGTTTCTACAGCAAA aggaGTATTCCAGTCTCTTATTGAAAAGCACTTTCCAGCTCCTGACAGGAAGAAGCTGTTTAGCTTGTTGGGAATTGACCTGACTGCTCAAAGTAATAACAATTCACCCCGAGACAGCCCTTGCAAggagaacaaaataaagaaacGAAAAG GTgaagaaataaacagagaagCCAAAAAAGCTCGCAAAACAGGTGGCCTTGCAGGAAGCAGCTCTGATGAGAGTGAAAGTGAGTCTGATGCTTCAGACAATGAAGAAAGTGACAATGAGAGCTCCAAATTTTTGAGTTCTGGAGACGATGATGACTTCAACCCATTCAGAGATGAGTCCAGTGAAGATGATGAAGATG ATCCCTGGTTGATTAGAAAagagcataaaaaaaataaagaaaagaaaaagaagaaaagcatagACCCAGATTCTATTCAAAGTGCCTTACTAGCCTCTGGTCTGGGATCCAAACGGCCCAGCTGCTTCACTTCCACCGTTGGAACCACCACTTCTAGTACCAACACGTCTG TTTCAGCAAACAGTaacacaaacagcagctttgtAACGAGTCAGGATGCTGTTGAAAGGGcccaacaaatgaaaaaagaactGCTGGATAAACTGGAAAAGCTGGCTGAAGATCTTCCACCTAATACACTGGATGAGCTTATAGATGAACTGGGTGGTCCTGAAAATGTTGCAGAG ATGACAGGCCGCAAAGGGAGGGTGGTGAGCAATGATGATGGCAGCATCTCCTACGAGTCAAGGTCTGAACTCGATGTGCCTGTTGAAATCCTGAAcatcacagaaaagcagaggttCATGGATGGAGATAAG AACATCGCCATCATCTCGGAGGCTGCCAGCTCTGGTATCTCACTGCAAGCAGACCGCAGGGCCAAGAACCAGAGGCGGAGGGTTCACATGaccctggagctgccctggagTGCGGACAGAGCCATCCAGCAGTTTG GAAGAACTCATAGATCCAACCAAGTGACTGCTCCAGAGTATGTGTTCCTCATTTCTGAACTGGCAGGAGAGCAAAGATTTGCATCTATAGTTGCAAAAAGACTGGAGAGCTTG GGAGCCCTCACCCACGGGGACAGACGGGCTACAGAAACTCGAGACCTCAGCAGATTCAATTTTGACAACAAG tATGGCAGAAATGCTTTGGAGATTGTTATGAAATCCATTGTGAACTTGGACTCCCCAATGGTCTCACCTCCTCCTGATTTTCCTGGAGACTTCTTCAAAG ATGTTCGTCAGGGATTGATTGGCGTAGGCTTGATAAATGTAGAAGACAGATCTGGAATACTGACGCTCGATAAAG ATTACAACAATATAGGGAAATTTCTGAATCGAATTCTTGGTATGGAAGTCCATCAGCAGAATGCTTTGTTCCAGTACTTCTCTGACACATTAAACGCAGTTATTCAAAATGCTAAAAAGAATGGAAGATATGACATGGGCATCTTAG atTTGGGCTCTGGGGATGAGAAGGTGAGGAAGGCAGATGTTAAGAAGTTTTTAACTCCTGGATATTCTACCTCTGGACATGTAGAGCTGTACACA ATCAGTGTGGAGAGAGGAATGTCTTGGGATGAAGCAACAAAGATCTGGGCAGAACAGACAGGTCCAGATGATGGATTTTATTTATCACTTCAG ataagaaataacaagaaaacagcaattcTAGTAAAAGAAGTGAATCctaaaaagaagctttttttaatatacagaCCAAATACTGGGAAACAACTCAAACTAGAAACATGTGCAgacctgaaaaagaaatataagaag GTACCTTCTGAGGATGCTCTGCCACACTGGCTGGAGCAGTACAACTCCTCTGCAGACACCTGCACCCACGCCTACTG GAGAGGCAATTGCAAGAAGGCAGGCCTGGGGCTGGTCTGTGAGGTGGGGCTCCGCTGCAGAACCTACTACGTCCTGTGTGGCTCCGTGCTGAGCGTGTGGACGAAGGTGGAAGGAGTCCTGGCCTCCGTGAGTGGCACaaatgtgaaaatgcaaatTGTTCGCCTAAGGACAGAAGATGGGCAGAGGATCGTAG